CCAAGACTAAACCGGAAGATGGATTCGAAAAGAGCATCGTTCAGATCAAAGTTTCCTTTCAAGAACCGGATTATATTTCTCCCTGGAAGAAAAAAAACCCGCGAGTTCGAAGAGGAGTCGGAATCGTCGTCGATGGAGAGAAGATTCTAGTACCGGCGCAAATTCTTCAATACTCGACTCTAGTGGAAGTTAAAAAATTTTCCTCCTACGCGGAAACCAAAGCCACAATCTTTCGAATCGATCCGGAAACGAATTTAGCCCTGCTAAAAGTGGACGAAAAAGGTTTTTTCCAAGATCTAAAACCTTCGGAGTTTCAAACGAGTATCTCCTATCCCAAGCAAATATCCATCTACCAATTGGATAATTCAGGATCTATCCAAAGCGCGACCGGAGCATTACTCAGCTTGGACTTGGATCTCTATCCGCAAGGCCAAATCGAACTTCCCATCCTAGACGTTAACTCGACGGAAACCTTAAACGGAAACGGAGAAGTCATCGTTGAAAATGGAAAAGTCGGCGGTATATTATTCGATTTTAGCGGAGATAAAAACGCAGGCAGGGCTATTCCTTCCTTTTTAATCCGTAAATTTCTCGGGCTTTCCGGAAACTCGCAAATCGCCTACAAAGGATTTCGACATCGGCCGGTAACCGACGAGGCAACGAAAGCATATTACGGAATCAACGGAAAGAATGAAGGAATTCTCGTTGCGGAAATTCTTCCCGGAAGTTCGGCAGACGGAGTTTTGAAACCGGGGGACGTGATCCTTGAATTCGGCGGAAAAAAAATCGATTCCAAAGGCTATTTTGAGCATCCGTCTTACGGTAAGCAGGTTCTTTCCTTTCTCGCGCATATCGGCGATGAATTCGGATACGAAGTTGGTAAAAATATTCCGGTAAGTATACTTAGGGAAAAAAAGAAAATAGAAGTAAACCTTCCGCTAAAACCGTTTCCTTATACTTCTATCAGAATTCCCCATCGTGATCCTTCCAATCGACCAGATTTCTATTTGGATGGCGGCTTTCTTTTCGTTGATCTTTCGGAAAATTACCTGCTCGAGTGGGGAAAGGATTGGCGATCGCGAATAGACAAAAAGCTTCTATATTTGTACGATTATCATAAGTTCAGATCATCCGGAGATAATGAGGGAAGAATCGTTCTCTTATCGCAGGTGATACCCGACGAATCCAATAACGGTTATCACGAAGTTTTTGCAAGAATTCTCGAATCCGTGGAAGGAGCTCCCGTTCTTTCCGTAAAAGATCTCATGCGAAAAGTGAAGGAATCCAAGAAGAATTACATTTCTATTGTGCTCGATGACGGAACCGATATTATTCTGAATAAAGCGGAACTTGCGAATACGAACGCTAGAATCAGCGCCCAGTACAAAATCCCACTATCTTCGATGGGAGAAAGAAAGTAATTCCTTACCAGATACTGTGCGTCAACGGTTTGCCGATAAACGCGATCTTAACGAAAAATAGGATCAGGACGACACCGCACAATCCCCAGTAATGCCATGGCGCAATTCGATCGTCTTCCGCCTGCCAAAGAATCAATAACGGGATGGAAACCGTAAACATACGGGAAATGTTTTCATACGTAGCCCAGTATAAAATATAGCCTGCGGAGAATATTGAAAACATAGTAATGGCGAATCCCAGTCGAAACGGAAATCCCTTTTTCCAATCCCCTCGGAAAAGAAGAA
The Leptospira fainei serovar Hurstbridge str. BUT 6 genome window above contains:
- a CDS encoding S1C family serine protease; translation: MGWSNTLKFRNFSIIFTIFFTFTITEAKAGKSSKVATAKKVHELKTSSSNVSAKTKPEDGFEKSIVQIKVSFQEPDYISPWKKKNPRVRRGVGIVVDGEKILVPAQILQYSTLVEVKKFSSYAETKATIFRIDPETNLALLKVDEKGFFQDLKPSEFQTSISYPKQISIYQLDNSGSIQSATGALLSLDLDLYPQGQIELPILDVNSTETLNGNGEVIVENGKVGGILFDFSGDKNAGRAIPSFLIRKFLGLSGNSQIAYKGFRHRPVTDEATKAYYGINGKNEGILVAEILPGSSADGVLKPGDVILEFGGKKIDSKGYFEHPSYGKQVLSFLAHIGDEFGYEVGKNIPVSILREKKKIEVNLPLKPFPYTSIRIPHRDPSNRPDFYLDGGFLFVDLSENYLLEWGKDWRSRIDKKLLYLYDYHKFRSSGDNEGRIVLLSQVIPDESNNGYHEVFARILESVEGAPVLSVKDLMRKVKESKKNYISIVLDDGTDIILNKAELANTNARISAQYKIPLSSMGERK